Proteins found in one Pseudomonadota bacterium genomic segment:
- the ppsA gene encoding phosphoenolpyruvate synthase, which translates to MQSFTYIRRFNELGIADVPLVGGKNASLGEMYRALSGEGVKVPNGFATTAQAYRDYLTHNNLEGRISEVLAKLDVDDVDALAAAGAQIRGWLVDGELPPLLAEEIQAAYQEMGIEYGDEPDVAVRSSATAEDLPDASFAGQQETYLNIRGIEHLLRTCKRVLASLFTDRAIHYRVDKGFDHMSIALSIGVQKMVRSDLASSGVMFTLDTESGFRDVVMITAAYGLGENVVQGAVNPDEFLVFKPTLALGHRPVIRRHLGEKAIKMIYTRDPVTAAATRNVAVKKEERGQFAISDDEVLTLARYAVAIEKHYSAAAGKPRPMDIEWAKDGESGELYIVQARPETVHSTRSGAVQDIFTLKARGPVLSTGKAVGAKIGTGKARIILEAAHMHDLQPGEVLVTDITDPDWEPVMKIASAIVTNRGGRVCHAAIVARELGIPAVVGAGDATHEIHDGTEVTVSCVEGDTGFVYEGILPYTKEQVNLAGLAQPKTKVMLIVGNPVQALEFSALPNGGVGLARLEFIINNSIGIHPRALLEYDTLPDEVRAEIAPRIRGYASPRDYYVDRLAEGVGTIAAAFYPKPVTVRMSDFKSNEYAALLGGRAFEPIEENPMIGFRGASRYHSESFADCFALECAAMLKVRQEMGLDNLELMIPFARTVEEVQLVLGLMARHGLRRGENGLKIKLMCEIPANAVRARQFLEHCDGFSIGSNDLTQLTLGVDRDSGILTGYDERNPAVLALMEMAIRACRETGKYVGICGQAPSDFPEITRWLVEQGIESISLNPDSVLKMTQVVLDIEGEKQREPALAD; encoded by the coding sequence ATGCAATCCTTTACCTATATCCGCCGGTTCAATGAACTCGGCATCGCTGACGTGCCGCTGGTCGGCGGCAAGAATGCCTCACTGGGTGAAATGTATCGTGCCCTGTCCGGCGAAGGTGTCAAGGTGCCGAACGGTTTTGCGACGACGGCACAGGCCTACCGCGACTACCTCACCCACAACAACCTGGAAGGACGCATCAGCGAGGTGCTGGCGAAGCTCGATGTGGATGATGTGGATGCACTGGCCGCCGCCGGCGCACAGATCCGCGGCTGGCTGGTGGACGGCGAACTGCCGCCGCTGCTGGCCGAGGAAATCCAGGCCGCCTACCAGGAGATGGGTATCGAGTACGGCGACGAACCCGACGTCGCGGTACGCAGTTCCGCCACCGCCGAGGATCTGCCCGATGCGTCCTTCGCCGGCCAGCAGGAAACCTATCTGAACATCCGCGGCATCGAGCACCTGTTGCGCACCTGCAAGCGCGTACTCGCCTCGCTGTTCACCGACCGCGCGATCCACTACCGCGTCGACAAGGGCTTCGACCACATGAGCATCGCGCTGTCGATCGGCGTGCAGAAGATGGTGCGCTCCGACCTGGCCAGCTCGGGCGTGATGTTCACGCTCGATACCGAGAGCGGATTTCGCGACGTGGTCATGATCACGGCGGCCTACGGTCTGGGCGAGAACGTGGTGCAGGGCGCGGTCAACCCGGACGAGTTCCTGGTTTTCAAACCGACGCTCGCGCTCGGCCATCGTCCCGTCATCCGCCGCCATCTCGGTGAAAAGGCCATCAAGATGATCTACACGCGCGACCCGGTCACCGCCGCGGCCACGCGCAACGTCGCGGTGAAAAAAGAGGAACGCGGTCAGTTCGCCATCAGCGACGACGAGGTGCTCACGCTGGCGCGCTATGCCGTCGCCATCGAGAAGCACTACTCGGCCGCGGCCGGCAAGCCGCGCCCCATGGATATCGAATGGGCGAAGGACGGCGAGAGCGGTGAGCTCTACATCGTGCAGGCGCGTCCGGAAACGGTGCATTCCACGCGCAGCGGCGCCGTACAGGACATCTTCACCCTGAAGGCGCGCGGCCCCGTGCTCTCGACCGGCAAGGCGGTCGGCGCCAAGATCGGCACCGGCAAGGCGCGCATCATCCTCGAGGCCGCGCACATGCACGACCTGCAGCCGGGCGAAGTCCTGGTCACCGACATCACCGACCCGGACTGGGAACCGGTCATGAAGATCGCCAGCGCCATCGTCACCAACCGCGGCGGCCGCGTGTGCCACGCCGCCATCGTGGCGCGCGAGCTCGGCATCCCCGCCGTGGTCGGCGCCGGCGACGCGACCCACGAGATCCACGACGGCACCGAGGTCACCGTGTCCTGCGTCGAGGGCGACACCGGCTTCGTGTACGAGGGCATCCTGCCCTACACCAAGGAACAGGTGAACCTCGCCGGCCTGGCACAGCCGAAGACCAAGGTCATGCTGATCGTCGGCAATCCGGTGCAGGCGCTGGAGTTCTCCGCCCTGCCCAACGGCGGCGTGGGACTCGCGCGCCTGGAGTTCATCATCAACAACAGCATCGGCATCCACCCGCGCGCGCTGCTCGAGTACGACACGCTGCCCGACGAGGTGCGCGCCGAGATCGCACCGCGCATCCGCGGCTACGCCAGTCCGCGCGACTACTACGTCGATCGGCTCGCCGAGGGCGTCGGCACCATCGCCGCGGCGTTCTATCCGAAGCCCGTGACGGTGCGCATGAGCGACTTCAAGTCCAACGAATACGCCGCCCTGCTCGGCGGCCGCGCCTTCGAGCCGATCGAGGAGAACCCCATGATCGGCTTCCGCGGCGCCTCGCGTTACCACTCCGAATCGTTCGCGGACTGCTTCGCGCTGGAATGCGCGGCGATGCTGAAGGTGCGCCAGGAGATGGGCCTGGACAACCTCGAGCTGATGATCCCGTTCGCACGCACGGTCGAAGAGGTGCAGCTGGTGCTCGGCCTGATGGCACGTCATGGCCTGCGCCGCGGCGAGAACGGTTTGAAGATCAAGCTGATGTGCGAGATCCCGGCCAACGCCGTACGTGCACGCCAGTTCCTCGAGCATTGCGACGGCTTCTCCATCGGCTCCAACGACCTCACCCAGCTCACCCTGGGCGTGGACCGCGACTCCGGCATCCTGACCGGTTACGACGAGCGCAACCCGGCCGTGCTGGCGCTGATGGAAATGGCCATCCGTGCCTGCCGCGAGACCGGCAAGTACGTCGGCATCTGCGGCCAGGCGCCGTCCGACTTCCCGGAGATCACCCGCTGGCTGGTCGAGCAGGGTATCGAATCGATCTCGCTCAACCCGGACAGCGTGTTGAAGATGACGCAGGTGGTACTGGATATCGAGGGTGAAAAGCAGCGCGAACCGGCCCTGGCGGACTGA
- the mnhG gene encoding monovalent cation/H(+) antiporter subunit G translates to MSLAADLFLLLGAAFSFLGALGLIRMPDVYNRLQAGTKSVTLGAMAILVGIGLYHPQWWSNLLMIGVLVLFTNPVGSASIARAALIAGIRPWHVPVSTPQRLPAGEGERE, encoded by the coding sequence ATGAGCCTGGCCGCCGACCTGTTTCTGCTGCTCGGTGCGGCGTTCTCGTTTCTCGGCGCCCTGGGTCTGATCCGCATGCCCGATGTCTACAACCGCCTGCAGGCCGGCACCAAGTCGGTCACCCTGGGTGCCATGGCCATCCTGGTCGGTATCGGCCTGTATCACCCGCAGTGGTGGTCCAACCTGCTGATGATCGGCGTGCTGGTACTCTTCACCAACCCGGTCGGATCGGCCTCCATCGCCCGCGCGGCGCTGATCGCCGGGATCCGTCCCTGGCATGTGCCGGTAAGCACGCCACAACGGCTGCCGGCCGGCGAGGGAGAGCGGGAATGA
- a CDS encoding 2-oxoacid:acceptor oxidoreductase family protein — MQPVEHCIPPQGADGQLIEIRIHGRGGQGNVVAAYLLATAAFEEGRYAQAFPAFGAERRGAPVTAFVRIADRPIRRRCQVREPAFLIVQDDTLLHLPDITAGLRAGGAVLVNSNRAGAELSAQLGCDTVALPASALALEILGRPVPNTALLSAFLELTGLLPRAALVKALGERFRGAVLEQNQALVERAASAVTAGAWQEGPHAVRA; from the coding sequence ATGCAGCCGGTCGAGCACTGCATTCCGCCGCAGGGTGCAGACGGTCAGCTGATCGAGATCCGCATCCACGGCCGAGGCGGCCAGGGCAACGTGGTCGCTGCCTACCTGCTGGCGACAGCGGCCTTCGAGGAAGGCCGCTATGCACAGGCGTTCCCCGCGTTCGGCGCGGAACGCCGCGGCGCGCCGGTCACGGCCTTCGTGCGCATCGCGGATCGTCCGATCCGGCGCCGCTGCCAGGTACGCGAGCCCGCGTTTCTCATCGTCCAGGACGACACCCTGCTGCATCTGCCCGACATCACCGCAGGGCTGCGCGCCGGCGGTGCGGTCCTGGTTAATTCCAACCGCGCCGGTGCCGAGCTGTCCGCACAGCTCGGCTGCGACACAGTGGCGTTGCCGGCCAGCGCCCTGGCCCTGGAGATCCTCGGCCGGCCGGTACCCAACACCGCGCTGCTGTCGGCCTTCCTGGAACTGACCGGCCTGCTGCCGCGCGCAGCCCTGGTCAAGGCGCTCGGCGAACGTTTCCGCGGCGCCGTGCTGGAGCAGAACCAGGCGCTGGTCGAACGCGCCGCCAGCGCGGTCACCGCCGGTGCCTGGCAGGAGGGTCCGCATGCGGTACGCGCTTGA
- the porA gene encoding pyruvate ferredoxin oxidoreductase has product MRYALEGSQALARTVALCRPQVIAAYPITPQTHIVENLSKLVADGVLDCELVSVESEFSAASVVLGAVAAGARAYTASSSQGILLMNEVLYNIAGLRLPLVMTCANRAVAAPLSIWNDQQDSMSVRDAGWIQLYCTSNQDAVDTTIQAYHIAEQTELPVMVCVDGFTLTHTLEVLDIPDQQQVDRYLPPFNFERRLDPARPISIGTLVSPDFFSEARYDHHRALIDAQQAIVAAAAGWEDMCNRRQNPLLCIHDMPEARIGIMVLGSIAGTLAAAHDHYRNLPATRLVALRTFRPFPADAIRQACAGLTDLVVLERALSPGAGGIVGTEVRAALTEMHDAPRVHNFSLGLGGRDVPLDIYPRIHEAVRAGSGIPYDILDLVPERLPAAG; this is encoded by the coding sequence ATGCGGTACGCGCTTGAAGGTTCCCAGGCCCTGGCCCGCACGGTCGCGCTGTGCCGGCCGCAGGTGATCGCCGCCTACCCGATCACGCCGCAGACCCATATCGTCGAAAACCTCTCGAAGCTGGTCGCGGACGGCGTGCTCGACTGCGAGCTGGTCAGCGTGGAGAGCGAGTTTTCCGCGGCCTCCGTGGTGCTGGGCGCGGTGGCCGCCGGCGCGCGCGCCTACACCGCCAGTTCCTCGCAGGGTATCCTGCTGATGAACGAGGTGCTCTACAACATCGCCGGCCTGCGTCTGCCGCTGGTCATGACCTGCGCCAACCGCGCGGTGGCCGCGCCGCTGTCGATCTGGAACGACCAGCAGGACTCCATGTCAGTGCGCGATGCCGGCTGGATCCAGCTCTATTGCACCAGCAATCAGGATGCGGTGGACACCACCATCCAGGCCTACCACATCGCCGAGCAGACCGAGCTGCCGGTGATGGTTTGCGTCGACGGCTTCACACTCACCCACACACTGGAAGTGCTGGACATTCCCGACCAGCAGCAGGTCGACCGCTATCTGCCGCCGTTCAACTTCGAGCGCCGGCTCGATCCCGCGCGCCCGATCAGTATCGGCACGCTGGTGTCACCCGATTTCTTCAGCGAGGCGCGCTACGACCATCACCGCGCGCTGATCGATGCCCAGCAGGCCATCGTGGCTGCGGCCGCCGGCTGGGAGGATATGTGCAATCGCCGCCAGAATCCGCTGCTGTGTATCCACGACATGCCTGAGGCACGCATCGGGATCATGGTGCTGGGCTCCATCGCCGGCACCCTGGCAGCCGCACACGATCATTACCGGAACCTCCCGGCGACACGGCTGGTGGCATTGCGCACCTTCCGGCCCTTCCCCGCTGATGCCATCCGCCAGGCCTGCGCGGGACTGACCGATCTCGTGGTGCTGGAACGCGCGCTGTCACCGGGTGCCGGCGGTATCGTCGGCACCGAGGTGCGCGCCGCGCTGACCGAAATGCACGACGCGCCGCGCGTGCACAATTTCAGCCTCGGCCTGGGCGGCCGCGACGTCCCGCTCGACATCTACCCGCGCATTCACGAAGCCGTGCGCGCGGGCAGCGGCATTCCCTACGACATCCTCGACCTGGTGCCGGAGCGGCTGCCGGCAGCAGGCTGA
- a CDS encoding monovalent cation/H+ antiporter complex subunit F, whose translation MTLTVLQIIALCLLGGGLVLGTIRFVLGPTTPDRIVAADTLSILITASLVWLAHLLDSGIYLSIALVFGALSFVGTVALARAIEGNRS comes from the coding sequence ATGACCCTGACCGTGCTGCAGATTATCGCGCTGTGCCTGCTCGGGGGCGGGCTGGTGCTGGGTACCATCCGCTTCGTGCTGGGACCGACCACTCCGGACCGCATCGTCGCAGCCGACACGCTGTCGATCCTGATCACCGCCAGTCTGGTGTGGCTGGCGCATCTGCTGGACAGCGGCATCTATCTCTCCATCGCCCTGGTGTTCGGTGCCCTGTCCTTTGTCGGCACCGTGGCGCTGGCACGCGCCATCGAGGGCAACCGTTCATGA
- a CDS encoding FAD-dependent oxidoreductase has protein sequence MGLKLTRGAFAHPATSLRNHTGSWRMERPVHLHRPAPCHAACPAGEDGQAWLALVAEERYREAWETVVAVNPLPAVTGRVCHHPCEQACNRGHFDEAIAIHHVERWLGDQANAGGWDYPAPANMHHEQSVAVIGSGPAGLSAAWQLTRQGYQVDLFEALPVAGGLLRSALPPYRLPRNVLDGELERLLACGIAFRPGQRLGRDFSLEELRGNYAAVFLGPGTQRGRDWDIDGATPRDLHVGLDLLKRWVDVGSIPGWSSAAVIGGGNTAIDLARVLKHSGVKEVHVVTHQSLPQAGTEQPADVMPAIAREIGQAMEEGVIFHEHRGVQRLVLRGEQVVGLELVHRKELRERDGTLRFVSFEGTESLLHVEQVIPAIGQVVASDGLGAVLGQHDFLSVSADGRSAGHPGLYAGGDARGGSGSVSAAIGDGRRAALAIARDLQQRNDPDDRSVAPIDPALLNLNYFEPQARIHAPVLPVAERSGEAEVIGGLARQQATGEAHRCLSCGNCLACDNCWTLCPDVAVLKTRTPVEDGSYYVFDYDFCKGCGLCAHECPTAYIVMEAEP, from the coding sequence ATGGGCCTGAAACTGACCCGCGGCGCGTTCGCGCATCCCGCCACGTCGCTGCGCAATCACACCGGCAGCTGGCGCATGGAGCGTCCGGTGCACCTGCATCGCCCGGCGCCCTGTCATGCCGCCTGCCCGGCCGGCGAGGATGGCCAGGCCTGGCTCGCGCTGGTCGCCGAGGAACGCTACCGCGAAGCCTGGGAAACCGTCGTTGCGGTCAATCCGCTGCCCGCAGTGACCGGCCGGGTGTGTCACCACCCCTGCGAACAGGCCTGCAATCGCGGGCACTTCGACGAAGCCATCGCCATCCACCACGTGGAACGCTGGCTGGGCGACCAGGCCAACGCCGGCGGCTGGGATTATCCCGCGCCCGCTAACATGCACCACGAGCAGTCGGTCGCGGTCATCGGCAGCGGGCCGGCCGGCCTGTCCGCAGCCTGGCAGCTGACCCGGCAGGGTTACCAAGTGGACCTGTTCGAGGCCCTGCCGGTGGCCGGCGGGCTGCTGCGCAGCGCCCTGCCGCCCTACCGCCTGCCGCGCAACGTGCTGGACGGCGAGCTCGAACGCCTGCTCGCCTGCGGCATCGCCTTCCGGCCCGGCCAGCGGCTGGGCCGCGATTTCTCGCTCGAGGAACTGCGCGGTAACTATGCCGCGGTCTTCCTGGGCCCGGGTACCCAGCGCGGCCGCGACTGGGATATCGACGGCGCCACACCCCGCGACCTGCACGTCGGTCTCGACCTGCTCAAGCGCTGGGTGGACGTCGGCTCCATCCCCGGCTGGTCGAGCGCCGCCGTCATCGGCGGCGGCAATACCGCCATCGACCTGGCGCGTGTCCTCAAGCACTCGGGGGTGAAGGAAGTACACGTGGTCACGCACCAGTCGCTGCCGCAGGCCGGGACGGAACAGCCGGCCGACGTCATGCCGGCCATCGCGCGCGAGATCGGACAGGCCATGGAGGAAGGCGTGATCTTCCACGAACACCGCGGCGTCCAGCGCCTGGTGCTGCGCGGCGAACAGGTGGTCGGACTGGAGCTGGTGCACCGCAAGGAACTGCGCGAGCGCGACGGCACCCTGCGCTTCGTTTCGTTCGAGGGTACCGAGTCGTTGCTGCACGTGGAGCAGGTCATCCCGGCGATAGGCCAGGTGGTCGCCAGCGACGGCCTGGGCGCCGTACTCGGACAGCATGATTTTCTCAGTGTCAGCGCGGATGGTCGCAGCGCCGGTCATCCGGGGCTGTACGCGGGCGGCGATGCCCGCGGCGGCAGCGGCTCGGTCAGCGCCGCGATCGGGGACGGCCGGCGCGCGGCGCTCGCGATCGCGCGCGACCTGCAGCAGCGGAACGATCCGGACGACCGCAGCGTCGCGCCCATCGACCCCGCCCTGCTTAACCTGAACTATTTCGAACCCCAGGCACGGATACATGCCCCGGTGTTGCCGGTTGCCGAACGCAGCGGCGAGGCCGAGGTCATTGGCGGGCTGGCGCGCCAGCAGGCCACGGGCGAGGCGCACCGCTGCCTGTCCTGCGGCAATTGCCTGGCCTGCGACAACTGCTGGACCCTGTGTCCGGATGTCGCCGTGCTGAAGACACGCACTCCGGTCGAGGACGGTTCGTACTACGTATTCGATTACGATTTCTGCAAGGGCTGCGGCCTGTGCGCGCACGAATGCCCGACGGCTTACATCGTGATGGAAGCCGAACCCTGA
- a CDS encoding MnhB domain-containing protein, translating into MRNTVSLLFVAGLAFLLFVIAGQLGFGTAPMVVGQGINQAAPAAVGAANIVTSVVLGYRGIDTLGELAILFTAATAGGLMLGRPRAGAAHDPEAGFILRTASDLLFPLLLVVGLFIILHGHLTPGGGFQGGVILAAAFFVPLLARPGTQFKHAGFAVVEGLAGASFIVIGLLGLVYGGDFLRPLLGLGEMGSLLSAGTLPLLYTAVGLKVGAELAGLMAHIAEYEAVDP; encoded by the coding sequence ATGCGCAATACCGTGTCGCTGCTGTTCGTGGCCGGCCTGGCATTCCTGCTGTTCGTGATCGCCGGCCAGCTCGGTTTCGGCACCGCGCCCATGGTGGTCGGGCAGGGCATCAACCAGGCGGCGCCGGCCGCGGTGGGCGCCGCCAACATCGTCACCTCCGTGGTGCTCGGCTACCGCGGTATCGACACCCTCGGCGAACTGGCGATCCTGTTCACCGCCGCGACCGCCGGCGGCCTGATGCTGGGGCGTCCGCGTGCGGGCGCCGCGCACGACCCGGAGGCGGGATTCATCCTGCGCACCGCATCGGACCTGCTGTTTCCGCTGCTGCTGGTCGTGGGCCTGTTCATCATCCTGCACGGCCACCTGACACCGGGCGGCGGCTTCCAGGGCGGGGTGATCCTGGCGGCGGCCTTCTTCGTGCCGCTGCTGGCGCGGCCGGGCACGCAGTTCAAGCACGCGGGCTTCGCCGTGGTCGAGGGACTGGCCGGTGCGAGCTTCATCGTCATCGGCCTGCTCGGCCTGGTCTACGGCGGCGACTTTCTCCGGCCCCTGCTCGGGTTGGGCGAGATGGGCAGCCTGCTGTCCGCGGGTACGCTGCCGTTGCTGTATACCGCGGTCGGCCTCAAGGTCGGTGCCGAGCTGGCCGGGCTGATGGCGCATATCGCCGAGTACGAGGCGGTCGACCCATGA
- a CDS encoding DUF4040 domain-containing protein — MTADWLNWVALLATLLMLAGAVAVLVLRNLLAAVAATSVVSLGAAVIFVLLRAPDVALTEAAVGAGLSGVIMALCLRRLGLWHVRPYTANPEDVQEGE, encoded by the coding sequence ATGACGGCCGACTGGCTCAACTGGGTGGCGTTGCTGGCCACGCTGCTGATGCTGGCCGGCGCTGTGGCGGTACTGGTGTTGCGCAATCTGCTGGCGGCCGTGGCGGCGACCTCCGTGGTCTCGCTCGGTGCGGCGGTCATCTTCGTGCTGCTGCGCGCACCGGACGTGGCGCTGACCGAGGCAGCCGTCGGCGCCGGCCTGAGCGGCGTCATCATGGCACTGTGCCTGCGCCGGCTCGGCCTGTGGCATGTGCGGCCGTATACGGCCAATCCCGAAGACGTGCAGGAGGGTGAGTGA
- a CDS encoding cation:proton antiporter subunit C, which translates to MTAPDLGSILFTGAFGLVLIGILGIVTSAHLVRIVLSIVLLETGANLLLMLSGYRAGAAAPIIIDGVVPAAMVDPVPQALVLTAIVIGVAVQAFMMTLVLRLRHVYGTLDIRVLRSRLERDLAAEAGITRPTSDDLPETPGVGTAQPHGGDA; encoded by the coding sequence ATGACGGCTCCGGATCTCGGTAGCATTCTGTTCACGGGGGCCTTCGGGCTGGTCCTGATCGGCATCCTCGGTATCGTCACCTCGGCGCACCTGGTACGCATCGTGCTGTCCATCGTGCTGCTCGAGACCGGCGCCAACCTGTTGCTCATGCTGTCCGGTTACCGCGCCGGCGCGGCGGCGCCGATCATCATCGACGGCGTGGTTCCGGCCGCCATGGTCGATCCGGTGCCGCAGGCGCTGGTGCTGACCGCGATCGTCATCGGCGTCGCGGTGCAGGCCTTCATGATGACGCTGGTACTGCGCCTGCGACACGTCTACGGGACGCTCGACATCCGCGTTCTGCGCAGCCGCCTGGAACGCGACCTGGCCGCAGAGGCCGGCATCACCCGGCCCACCAGCGACGACCTGCCGGAGACGCCGGGCGTGGGCACCGCGCAGCCGCACGGAGGTGATGCCTGA
- a CDS encoding thiamine pyrophosphate-dependent enzyme yields MADANDPLNQRDLRQGQPRFTGLEPGHRACQGCGEALAARLVTEAAGPDVIYANATGCLEIFTTAWPESAWRVPWLHSLFENAPAVAAGMEAALKSRKRTTRVISMGGDGSTFDIGFQALSGMLERGHNVLHVCYDNEAYMNTGIQRSSSTPHAAVTTTSPSGKARMGKRHLKKDIVSIVAAHHIPYAATSSVAYPSDIRKKVRRALAIDGPTFLHIHSPCPLGWGHDGALSIEVARLAVQTGLFPIIELERGRLAGAMPLRSVRPVTDYLRLQNRFRHLFADNDRAREELEHLQALADHNIELYNLRGTRPDDRDSEGADTVRRGGMRWA; encoded by the coding sequence ATGGCAGATGCAAACGATCCCCTGAATCAGCGCGACCTGCGCCAGGGCCAGCCACGCTTCACCGGCCTGGAGCCGGGACACCGCGCCTGCCAGGGCTGCGGCGAGGCCCTGGCCGCGCGCCTGGTGACCGAGGCCGCCGGGCCCGACGTGATCTACGCCAACGCGACCGGCTGCCTCGAGATCTTCACCACCGCCTGGCCGGAATCGGCCTGGCGCGTACCCTGGCTGCACTCCCTGTTCGAGAATGCGCCGGCCGTGGCTGCCGGCATGGAGGCGGCACTGAAAAGCCGCAAGCGCACCACGCGCGTGATCTCCATGGGCGGCGACGGCAGCACCTTCGACATCGGCTTTCAGGCCCTGTCCGGCATGCTGGAGCGCGGTCACAACGTGCTGCACGTGTGTTACGACAACGAGGCCTACATGAACACCGGCATCCAGCGTTCCAGCTCGACGCCGCATGCCGCGGTCACCACCACCTCGCCCTCGGGCAAGGCGCGCATGGGCAAACGCCACCTCAAGAAGGACATCGTGTCGATCGTGGCCGCGCACCACATCCCCTACGCCGCCACCAGCTCGGTGGCCTACCCGTCGGACATCCGCAAGAAGGTACGGCGCGCACTCGCCATCGACGGCCCGACCTTCCTGCACATCCATTCCCCCTGCCCGCTCGGCTGGGGCCACGACGGGGCGCTCAGCATCGAGGTGGCGCGGCTGGCCGTGCAGACCGGGCTGTTCCCGATCATCGAGCTGGAGCGCGGCCGCCTCGCCGGCGCGATGCCGCTGCGCAGCGTGCGCCCGGTCACCGATTACCTGCGGCTGCAGAACCGCTTCCGGCACCTGTTCGCCGACAACGACCGCGCCCGCGAGGAGCTCGAACACCTGCAGGCGCTGGCCGACCACAACATCGAACTGTACAACCTGCGCGGCACGCGGCCGGACGACCGCGACAGCGAGGGTGCCGACACCGTGCGGCGTGGGGGCATGCGATGGGCCTGA
- a CDS encoding Na+/H+ antiporter subunit E, which yields MSGGGADAVATGTRAHTLLVFLLGWLAWLLLAGTLRLEEVIAGAVVSLLVTLLSGRHLAVYAGVRFTPDAVIHLFAFLLVFLRALVHANIDMARRVLSPALPIRPAVVQVETRLQSPLGRLLLTNAITLTPGTLSIDVEGNLVRVHWVDCPPGLDLHGKTAAIVSGFERHLTGFLI from the coding sequence ATGAGCGGCGGCGGCGCGGACGCAGTCGCCACCGGCACGCGGGCACATACGCTGCTGGTCTTTCTGCTCGGCTGGCTGGCCTGGCTGCTGCTGGCCGGTACCCTCAGACTCGAAGAGGTGATTGCCGGCGCCGTGGTGTCCCTGCTGGTCACCCTGCTGTCGGGCCGTCACCTCGCCGTCTATGCCGGGGTGCGGTTCACCCCGGACGCCGTAATCCACCTGTTTGCCTTTTTGCTCGTGTTCCTGCGCGCCCTGGTGCACGCGAACATCGACATGGCGCGGCGTGTACTCTCGCCGGCGCTGCCGATTCGTCCGGCCGTGGTGCAGGTCGAGACGCGGCTGCAGTCCCCGCTGGGCCGACTGCTGCTCACGAATGCCATAACACTGACGCCGGGTACGCTGTCGATCGATGTCGAAGGCAACCTGGTGCGCGTGCACTGGGTCGATTGTCCGCCGGGCCTGGATCTGCACGGCAAGACGGCGGCCATCGTCAGCGGCTTCGAACGTCACCTGACCGGATTTCTCATATGA